A window of the Anticarsia gemmatalis isolate Benzon Research Colony breed Stoneville strain chromosome W, ilAntGemm2 primary, whole genome shotgun sequence genome harbors these coding sequences:
- the LOC142985952 gene encoding uncharacterized protein LOC142985952: MVTKKLLALQRGFALKITRGFRTLNTIDAITLAGLTPLHLKAQETATIELTRITYISPFLPTDITMDTPTHSSQLIHPAHRISHAYHTVDNQEEHNTTLLSLSHTHSHHIYTDGSKHDNRVGAAVIIQTPTNCTITKKHSLHPTCSVFQAELLALSKACQWLADNHVYTAAIMSDSRSALDDIRNTASTHTLTNHIQTFLSQTHINISLVWVKAHGDILGNELADIAAKEAANKHTTPAFLHFPL; encoded by the coding sequence ATGGTGACCAAAAAACTATTGGCTCTACAAAGAGGTTTCGCCCTTAAAATTACACGTGGCTTCCGCACACTAAACACAATTGATGCTATCACACTTGCAGGCCTTACACCACTCCACCTAAAAGCACAAGAGACCGCTACAATAGAACTCACACGCATCACATACATCAGCCCATTCTTACCCACTGACATCACTATGGACACACCCACTCACTCCTCTCAACTCATTCACCCAGCACACAGAATCTCACACGCGTACCACACAGTTGACAACCAGGAAGAACATAACACTACCCTACTATCGCTATCACACACACACTCTCACCACATTTACACAGACGGCAGCAAACATGACAACCGGGTCGGCGCTGCCGTCATAATCCAAACACCAACAAACTGCACCATCACCAAAAAACACTCGCTGCACCCCACCTGCTCAGTGTTCCAGGCTGAGCTTTTGGCCCTCTCTAAAGCCTGCCAATGGTTGGCTGACAACCACGTTTACACCGCAGCCATAATGTCAGACTCCAGGTCCGCCTTAGATGACATTCGTAACACAGCCAGCACGCACACACTCACCAATCACATACAAACATTTCTCAGCCAAACACACATCAACATCAGCCTTGTCTGGGTCAAGGCCCACGGGGACATTCTAGGCAATGAACTGGCTGACATTGCGGCGAAAGAAGCCGCAAATAAACACACCACACCTGCATTTCTCCACTTCCCACTCTGA